A single window of Acidobacteriota bacterium DNA harbors:
- a CDS encoding family 16 glycosylhydrolase, whose product MIVKCLLLAWLIVPSVGWAQTFSDDFSAPADRLDRSIWTTEIGAGSFLGRTQLRDWVTEGGVGRFVVADGSARLALDTFNPTGLSLYGTHAKTRVLFQPSPTTDVVLAFRMRLTSLQRGLVYGLYFYGCGASCSTDHDEVDIEVVSNYLQAGVSPLRVQLNRYAAEPLGAGHGPVVDLPPGFDPLAYHEWKIRWGTSRLTYYVDAVALFSTTTFVPQRPMHADMIVWGPASSDWSDAYDPSLQAVDNAGANQAFVALIDRFTVRTLSVFEDSLLTPGSTVIRLAHMMQLRDHIDAVRTREGLPAFLWADPNPAANSTVVQARHIVDLRTALADVYVARGLLPPVYTDGTLSAGVVIKATHINELRATVMAVE is encoded by the coding sequence ATGATCGTCAAATGCTTGCTCCTTGCGTGGCTCATCGTCCCGTCGGTAGGCTGGGCGCAGACCTTCTCCGACGACTTCAGCGCTCCTGCTGACCGGCTCGATCGCTCAATCTGGACGACGGAGATAGGTGCGGGGTCGTTTCTCGGCCGCACGCAACTAAGAGATTGGGTCACCGAGGGCGGTGTCGGGCGCTTTGTCGTCGCGGATGGGTCGGCCCGACTCGCGCTCGACACCTTCAACCCAACGGGCCTCTCTCTCTACGGCACTCACGCGAAGACACGCGTGTTGTTTCAGCCATCCCCGACGACCGACGTGGTTCTCGCGTTTCGAATGCGCCTCACCAGTCTCCAGCGTGGCCTTGTGTACGGCCTGTATTTCTACGGATGCGGTGCGTCCTGCTCGACCGATCACGACGAAGTCGATATCGAGGTCGTCAGCAACTACCTGCAGGCCGGAGTGTCGCCGCTGAGAGTTCAGTTAAACCGGTATGCCGCGGAGCCCCTCGGTGCGGGCCACGGTCCGGTTGTAGATCTGCCGCCTGGATTCGATCCGCTGGCGTATCACGAGTGGAAGATTCGGTGGGGCACCTCGCGACTCACTTACTACGTCGACGCCGTCGCACTCTTTTCGACGACGACCTTCGTACCGCAACGTCCGATGCACGCCGACATGATTGTGTGGGGGCCCGCTTCCTCCGATTGGAGCGATGCGTACGACCCGTCGCTGCAGGCGGTCGACAACGCGGGCGCGAATCAGGCCTTCGTAGCACTGATCGATCGTTTCACGGTCAGAACGCTCTCGGTGTTCGAGGACAGCCTGTTGACGCCGGGGTCGACAGTCATCCGGCTCGCGCACATGATGCAGCTTCGCGACCATATCGACGCGGTGCGTACGCGGGAGGGCTTGCCCGCCTTCCTATGGGCCGACCCAAATCCGGCCGCCAACAGCACAGTGGTCCAGGCGCGGCACATTGTCGATCTCAGGACAGCCCTGGCGGATGTCTACGTGGCACGGGGGCTTTTGCCGCCAGTCTACACTGACGGGACTCTGTCAGCGGGCGTAGTGATTAAAGCGACACACATCAATGAGCTGCGCGCGACCGTGATGGCTGTCGAGTAG